The proteins below come from a single Papaver somniferum cultivar HN1 chromosome 11, ASM357369v1, whole genome shotgun sequence genomic window:
- the LOC113323441 gene encoding uncharacterized protein LOC113323441, with protein MYRFLWCKLGVNLKRTTAIINGESSSSSLTPATAKYFLFRIQDPNVFVISNSRVTSAFSSFSTTATSNVNTFDSSSFGVSYLINSCGLSESEAITASKKINFKTTSNPDSVLTLLKTYGFTESHISKIINREPSILLSKPDKTLKPKLDFFKSKGLFEHDLTSFISRSPRLLTRCLKKEIVPSFDTLRSVVQSDENVTKMMKRNPRIINTDQVKRVVVNVELLRNEGVPETNIRKGLTAQPRAFTVNGFKENLEKVKDMGFDNLQATFLVAVHILSSMTEVNWRKKMDVYKRWGWSEVQVQRAFRKSPTCMRASEEKIMAVMNFLVNDMGYDSSSIAEYAAVVNYSLKQRVMPRCSVIRILVFRGLIKENIPISSLSVMVDKSFLERFVKKYEEQVPGVMKVFQGQLNYQDLLQN; from the coding sequence ATGTATCGATTTTTGTGGTGTAAATTGGGAGTTAATCTGAAGAGGACGACTGCCATCATCAATGgagaatcttcttcttcatcattaacACCAGCAACAGCTAAGTATTTTCTATTCAGAATACAAGATCCAAATGTTTTTGTAATTTCAAATTCTAGGGTTACTTCCGCTTTTTCTTCCTTCTCTACTACAGCAACTAGTAATGTCAATACCTTTGATTCTTCATCATTTGGGGTTTCTTATCTGATTAATTCATGTGGATTATCTGAATCTGAAGCCATTACCGCttctaaaaaaatcaatttcaaaaccaCTTCTAATCCCGATTCAGTATTAACTTTACTTAAGACTTACGGATTTACTGAATCCCACATTTCTAAAATTATCAATAGGGAACCAAGCATCCTCTTATCAAAGCCAGATAAAACCCTTAAACCCAAACTAGATTTCTTCAAATCAAAGGGGCTTTTCGAACACGACCTTACCAGCTTCATCTCAAGGTCCCCAAGATTACTGACGCGATGCTTGAAGAAAGAAATAGTTCCTTCATTTGATACACTTAGGAGCGTTGTTCAGTCTGATGAAAATGTCACTAAAATGATGAAAAGAAATCCTCGGATTATCAATACCGACCAAGTTAAAAGAGTGGTGGTTAATGTAGAGCTTTTGAGAAATGAAGGCGTCCCTGAAACTAATATTCGTAAGGGTTTAACCGCCCAACCAAGAGCGTTTACGGTCAATGGATTTAAAGAGAATCTAGAAAAGGTTAAAGATATGGGTTTTGATAATTTACAAGCCACATTTCTTGTAGCTGTGCATATATTGTCATCGATGACGGAAGTCAATTGGAGGAAAAAAATGGATGTTTACAAGAGATGGGGTTGGTCTGAGGTTCAAGTTCAAAGAGCATTTAGGAAAAGTCCTACATGTATGAGGGCCTCTGAAGAGAAGATTATGGCAGTTATGAATTTCCTTGTGAATGATATGGGTTATGATTCATCAAGTATTGCTGAATACGCGGCAGTTGTGAATTATAGCTTGAAGCAGAGGGTCATGCCAAGGTGTTCTGTTATCAGGATTCTAGTATTCAGAGGCCTGATTAAGGAAAACATTCCTATAAGCTCACTTTCAGTAATGGTAGACAAGTCTTTTTTGGAAAGGTTTGTTAAAAAGTATGAGGAACAAGTTCCTGGAGTAATGAAGGTATTCCAAGGTCAGTTGAATTACCAAGACCTACTACAGAACTGA